One genomic region from Saprospiraceae bacterium encodes:
- a CDS encoding DUF2807 domain-containing protein, with product MKKIYLFVVLALISVLSFSSCEKIEGHGPIISEIRNRTGFEGLRVSVCGQINFQVSPLYKVEVLAQANILDELETKVDGAALEIKWSHPLRVRNCEDITINISGPKLRFISNSGSSDIQVLGFVSHPKLELTSSGSGSINIDQIEISDELEAKISGSGQIFIASGLADRSTLYVSGSGEMDLSQVETAINNSHISGSGNVTVKVSEYLEAHISGSGDVYYYGRPRIETKISGSGRVKGL from the coding sequence ATGAAAAAAATCTATCTATTTGTTGTCCTGGCTCTCATCAGTGTGTTATCATTCTCCTCCTGTGAAAAAATTGAAGGACACGGTCCCATCATCTCCGAAATCAGGAACCGGACAGGTTTTGAAGGGCTACGAGTCTCAGTATGTGGACAAATAAATTTCCAGGTATCCCCATTATACAAAGTGGAAGTATTGGCACAAGCCAATATACTTGATGAGTTAGAAACAAAAGTTGACGGTGCAGCTCTCGAAATTAAATGGTCCCATCCACTTCGAGTTCGCAATTGTGAGGACATCACCATCAATATATCTGGACCCAAACTTCGGTTTATTTCCAACAGTGGATCTTCAGACATTCAAGTACTTGGCTTTGTATCTCATCCTAAACTGGAATTGACTAGTAGCGGGTCAGGTAGCATTAATATCGATCAGATCGAGATCTCTGATGAGTTGGAGGCTAAAATTAGTGGTTCGGGACAGATCTTCATAGCCTCGGGTTTGGCAGATAGGTCTACTTTGTATGTCAGTGGATCCGGTGAGATGGATTTAAGTCAAGTAGAGACAGCCATCAATAATTCTCATATCTCCGGGTCTGGCAATGTGACTGTCAAAGTCAGTGAATATCTCGAAGCTCATATATCTGGAAGTGGTGATGTCTATTATTATGGTCGCCCACGTATCGAGACCAAGATCTCAGGATCAGGCAGGGTGAAGGGATTGTAA
- the mfd gene encoding transcription-repair coupling factor yields MTINRLISLLLSYLCFVENLSHLLGTYRQDARVTEISTALNDSPAKIFITGMTGAMESFCLAATILHHQGTHIIINKTKEEAAYVYNDLQHLIEKEVPVLFLPDSFKVPGKFEEIRQNQVIERTEVINQLANPNSKSLCIVTFPEALFEKVVNPKALNKSRILIEKGNQLDLDFVMDLLTEYGFQRTDFVTQPGEFSIRGGIVDIFSYANDYPYRVELFDTEVESIRIFEPESQLSIRHLAKVSILPNIHTEFANEDKVSLFEILPDKSTIWAADMQYLLDRLQECFEKSHSVKVFDKEDEQQSTFSKIFREKAFLFPREITGSILAYNMVFYQEKPELETHELLTIKWQSQPQPSFNRNFDLLIQDLKLRKEEGYACYIFSDNDKQLVRLAAILKDLKADISLLPVPIAIHKGFVDPTNKILCYTDHQIFERFHRYRLKEGYQKDSALTIRILKELQPGDYVTHIDHGIGRFSGLEKIEINGRTQEVVRLVFKNNDLLYVSIHSLHKISKHVGKEGTEPTLNKIGSDTWANLKRKAKRQVKDIAQELIKLYAARRASKGHAFAPDNYLQHELEASFIYEDTPDQLRSTQEVKADMEKEYPMDRMVCGDVGFGKTEVAIRAAFKAILDGKQVAIMVPTTILASQHYKTFSDRLKEFDVKIDYINRFRSAKEKKEIMARTKEGKVEILIGTHALLAQELQFKDLGLLIIDEEQKFGVSAKEKLRKRKVNVDTLTLTATPIPRTLQFSLLSARDMSVMRTPPANRQPVHTERITFDEATIRDAIHYEVNRGGQVFFVHNRVASLPELTMMLREQCPSVEFGIAHGQLEPKNLEQALLDFIDRKFDVLVSTNIIEMGLDIPNANTMFIHNAHQFGLSDIHQLRGRVGRSNKKAYCYLIAPPVSTLTSEARQRLKTIEEYSDLGSGFYVSMRDLDIRGAGNMLGGEQSGFISDIGFDTYQKILDEAIQELKEEDFKEVFKDELAQKKDYVRDCTIDTDVELLIPDTYIQNIQERLSTYTELDALTDEEAIIKFSEKLKDRFGPLPRQVIELFEGLRIRWIGKRLGMERILFKNNRLRGYFLGNAKSSFFETPFFQSFLKLLSTYEYKKDWHLKQSNESLILGRDQVKSMKEVKKLLENLLAKIEEKVATPAP; encoded by the coding sequence ATGACAATAAATCGGTTGATCTCATTACTACTTTCCTATCTTTGCTTCGTGGAAAATCTGAGTCACTTGCTGGGTACCTATCGGCAAGATGCGCGAGTAACTGAAATCTCAACTGCTCTGAATGACTCACCGGCCAAAATATTCATTACGGGTATGACCGGTGCAATGGAATCCTTTTGCCTGGCTGCAACCATTCTACACCATCAAGGGACCCATATCATCATCAATAAGACCAAAGAGGAAGCTGCCTATGTCTATAATGACCTGCAGCATTTGATTGAAAAGGAGGTCCCGGTATTGTTCCTTCCTGATTCGTTCAAGGTACCAGGCAAGTTTGAAGAGATTAGGCAAAACCAGGTGATCGAAAGGACTGAAGTCATCAATCAACTGGCCAATCCCAATTCAAAATCACTTTGCATCGTTACTTTTCCGGAAGCGTTGTTTGAAAAAGTAGTCAATCCAAAGGCGCTGAATAAAAGCAGGATTCTGATAGAGAAAGGGAATCAATTGGATTTGGACTTTGTCATGGACCTATTGACAGAATATGGTTTTCAGCGTACAGATTTTGTGACACAACCAGGTGAGTTTTCAATCCGCGGAGGCATTGTAGATATTTTTTCATATGCCAACGATTATCCTTACCGGGTAGAGTTGTTTGATACAGAAGTAGAAAGTATCCGGATCTTTGAACCGGAGTCACAGCTCTCCATCAGGCATCTCGCCAAGGTCAGCATTTTGCCCAATATTCATACTGAGTTTGCCAATGAAGACAAAGTATCCCTATTCGAGATATTACCGGACAAGTCAACTATATGGGCTGCAGATATGCAATACTTGTTGGATCGGTTACAAGAATGTTTTGAAAAAAGCCATTCAGTAAAAGTATTTGACAAAGAAGATGAACAACAATCTACCTTTTCTAAAATATTTAGAGAAAAGGCATTTTTGTTTCCGCGTGAAATCACCGGATCTATACTTGCTTATAATATGGTTTTTTACCAGGAAAAACCCGAACTGGAAACCCATGAACTCCTAACCATCAAATGGCAGTCGCAACCACAACCCAGTTTTAATCGAAATTTTGATCTACTGATTCAGGATTTGAAATTGAGAAAGGAGGAAGGATATGCCTGTTATATTTTTTCAGACAATGACAAACAATTAGTGAGGCTGGCTGCAATCCTCAAAGACCTAAAGGCAGATATTTCATTGCTACCAGTACCCATCGCCATCCATAAAGGTTTTGTGGATCCCACAAATAAAATACTTTGTTATACCGATCACCAGATATTCGAAAGATTTCACCGGTACAGGTTAAAAGAAGGTTATCAAAAAGATTCAGCACTGACTATCAGAATACTCAAAGAATTGCAACCAGGGGATTATGTGACCCATATCGATCATGGTATTGGAAGGTTCTCAGGTTTGGAGAAAATAGAAATCAATGGGCGCACCCAGGAGGTCGTCAGGCTGGTTTTTAAAAACAATGACTTGCTCTATGTCAGCATCCACTCGCTTCATAAGATCAGCAAACACGTAGGCAAGGAAGGTACGGAGCCCACTCTAAACAAAATAGGGAGTGATACCTGGGCCAATCTTAAACGAAAAGCCAAACGACAGGTAAAAGACATAGCACAGGAACTCATCAAACTGTATGCGGCCCGAAGAGCTAGCAAAGGTCATGCCTTTGCCCCGGACAATTACTTACAACATGAGTTGGAAGCCTCCTTTATTTATGAAGACACTCCAGATCAACTCCGATCTACCCAAGAGGTCAAGGCAGATATGGAGAAGGAATACCCCATGGATCGAATGGTATGCGGTGATGTTGGATTTGGCAAGACCGAGGTGGCCATCCGTGCCGCGTTTAAAGCCATTCTGGACGGCAAGCAGGTGGCTATAATGGTACCCACAACTATCCTGGCTTCGCAACACTATAAGACTTTTAGCGACCGCCTCAAGGAGTTTGATGTCAAAATAGATTATATCAATCGATTTAGAAGTGCCAAAGAAAAGAAGGAGATCATGGCTCGCACCAAAGAAGGCAAAGTAGAAATTCTTATTGGCACCCATGCCCTACTGGCCCAGGAACTGCAATTCAAAGACCTGGGATTGCTCATCATAGACGAAGAACAAAAATTTGGGGTTAGTGCCAAAGAAAAACTGCGCAAACGCAAAGTCAATGTGGACACCCTGACATTGACAGCGACTCCCATCCCCAGGACTCTTCAGTTTTCATTGTTGTCAGCCCGTGATATGTCTGTGATGAGAACGCCTCCTGCCAATCGACAACCGGTACATACCGAGCGCATCACCTTTGATGAAGCAACTATCCGCGATGCCATACACTATGAGGTCAATCGGGGTGGCCAGGTATTTTTCGTGCATAATCGGGTAGCTTCTCTTCCTGAGCTGACTATGATGCTTCGCGAACAGTGCCCTTCCGTCGAGTTCGGGATCGCTCACGGCCAACTGGAACCTAAAAATCTGGAACAAGCTCTATTAGATTTTATCGATCGAAAATTTGATGTGTTGGTCAGCACCAATATCATAGAAATGGGTCTGGACATCCCCAACGCCAATACCATGTTTATTCATAATGCTCATCAATTCGGACTCAGTGATATCCATCAATTGCGTGGTAGGGTCGGCAGATCCAACAAAAAGGCTTATTGTTACCTGATAGCTCCTCCGGTATCAACCCTGACTTCCGAAGCCAGGCAGCGACTCAAGACGATCGAAGAATATTCGGACCTGGGGAGTGGATTTTATGTTTCGATGCGGGATCTTGACATTCGTGGAGCTGGCAATATGTTGGGTGGAGAACAGAGCGGTTTTATATCAGATATAGGTTTTGATACCTATCAGAAAATACTGGATGAAGCGATACAAGAACTCAAGGAGGAAGATTTTAAAGAGGTATTTAAAGATGAATTGGCTCAGAAAAAAGATTATGTACGGGATTGTACAATCGATACGGATGTAGAACTATTGATACCTGACACCTATATTCAAAACATTCAGGAGCGATTAAGCACTTATACTGAATTGGATGCGCTCACAGACGAAGAAGCCATTATCAAATTTTCAGAAAAATTAAAAGATCGGTTCGGCCCCCTACCCCGCCAGGTTATCGAACTTTTCGAGGGACTGCGCATCAGATGGATCGGAAAACGATTGGGGATGGAGCGTATATTATTCAAAAACAATAGGCTACGAGGATATTTCCTTGGCAATGCCAAATCGAGTTTTTTCGAAACTCCATTTTTTCAAAGCTTTTTAAAATTACTGAGCACTTACGAATACAAAAAAGACTGGCATTTAAAACAAAGCAACGAAAGTCTGATACTCGGCAGAGATCAAGTCAAGTCCATGAAAGAGGTGAAAAAATTACTGGAAAATCTATTGGCCAAGATCGAAGAAAAAGTCGCTACTCCAGCACCCTGA
- a CDS encoding DUF2384 domain-containing protein, whose amino-acid sequence MKALNIFNTNLPYSSIDDINILSLIKQVRKGIDFNTFLRYARKSSLSLIEWADFLHISERTMQRYLKDKKSLAPVQSEKFIEIVLLYKKGAEVFGNEPKFDLWLNTENLALGNIKPKSLFDSTFGINLLIDELTRIEHGVLA is encoded by the coding sequence ATGAAAGCACTGAATATCTTTAACACCAACCTACCCTATAGTTCGATAGATGACATTAATATCTTGTCCCTGATAAAGCAGGTAAGGAAGGGAATAGATTTTAATACCTTTCTTCGATATGCCCGAAAGAGTTCATTAAGCCTGATAGAATGGGCTGATTTTCTGCACATCTCTGAGCGCACTATGCAACGCTACCTTAAAGACAAAAAATCACTGGCCCCTGTTCAATCGGAGAAGTTTATTGAGATAGTATTATTGTACAAAAAAGGTGCTGAAGTATTTGGCAATGAGCCCAAATTTGACCTCTGGTTGAATACCGAAAATCTTGCCCTGGGAAATATAAAACCTAAATCATTGTTTGACAGTACGTTTGGCATCAATCTTCTGATAGATGAACTGACTCGAATCGAGCATGGTGTATTGGCATGA
- a CDS encoding RES family NAD+ phosphorylase, whose translation MIVFRLSKSIYAHDLTGKGAEKSGGRWNSKGTALLYCSESRALCTAEIAVHTPLGNVPLDYELISVELPDHSLITLSPALPTDWKSIPPAHTTQLIGDRFVASMEVLTLKVPSVIVPGEYNFLINPAYPDFKKVKIIKKEKFEFDKRLFIK comes from the coding sequence ATGATCGTATTCAGATTAAGCAAATCAATTTATGCCCATGACCTTACAGGCAAGGGAGCTGAAAAAAGTGGGGGTCGCTGGAATAGCAAAGGCACTGCTTTGTTATACTGTAGCGAGTCAAGAGCACTATGTACGGCAGAAATCGCTGTTCATACACCCTTGGGAAATGTACCCCTGGACTACGAATTGATCTCCGTTGAACTACCTGATCATTCACTGATTACCCTATCGCCCGCACTTCCAACAGATTGGAAATCTATACCTCCGGCACATACTACTCAACTGATCGGCGATCGATTTGTAGCCTCCATGGAAGTGTTGACACTTAAAGTACCCTCCGTGATCGTACCGGGAGAATATAACTTTTTGATCAACCCAGCTTATCCTGACTTTAAAAAAGTCAAAATCATTAAAAAGGAAAAATTTGAATTTGATAAAAGACTATTCATTAAATGA
- a CDS encoding SUMF1/EgtB/PvdO family nonheme iron enzyme: MNRVDSRLIYYILIFLICASCKPALDIADQRLEEGTFVLPGSISITSSVENHYPVTLPGMIFVPGGQVTLSEPRSPAEVTVSVKAFLLDSTEVTIAQFRSFVQATHYITDAEKFGNSGVFSMATREWALIDSANWTRPRGLNLPVAKDDEPVTQISWFDATAFCKWKGKRLPNEIEWEHAARNGRNDQSIYSWGDDWETDTSIFGNVWQGDFPEVFRNLDGYETVAPVGSFRSSPLGFKDLSGNVWEWCDNWRFEYEDLATGHHSLTKEKVIKGGSFLCAPNYCHGYALNSRMFTTPETSLFHMGCRCAKDVE; the protein is encoded by the coding sequence GTGAATCGAGTAGATAGTCGTTTAATTTATTACATACTTATATTTTTAATCTGCGCAAGTTGTAAGCCGGCGCTGGATATAGCTGATCAACGGCTTGAGGAAGGCACTTTTGTACTGCCCGGCTCTATCAGTATCACATCCAGTGTGGAGAATCATTATCCAGTGACTCTCCCGGGTATGATCTTCGTGCCTGGTGGCCAGGTGACACTTAGCGAACCCAGGTCACCTGCTGAAGTCACCGTAAGTGTGAAGGCATTTTTACTGGATAGTACAGAGGTCACCATTGCACAGTTCCGGTCATTTGTGCAGGCGACACATTATATCACAGATGCAGAAAAATTTGGCAATTCTGGAGTTTTTAGCATGGCCACCCGCGAATGGGCACTCATAGATAGTGCCAATTGGACTCGTCCAAGAGGATTAAACCTCCCTGTCGCCAAAGATGATGAACCTGTAACCCAAATCTCCTGGTTTGATGCTACTGCTTTCTGCAAGTGGAAAGGTAAGCGACTGCCTAATGAGATCGAGTGGGAACATGCTGCGCGCAATGGTCGCAATGATCAGAGCATCTATTCCTGGGGTGATGATTGGGAGACGGATACTTCCATCTTTGGCAATGTGTGGCAAGGTGATTTTCCCGAAGTCTTCAGAAATCTTGATGGTTATGAGACCGTTGCTCCTGTTGGTTCGTTTAGATCGTCTCCACTTGGTTTTAAAGATCTGTCAGGTAACGTATGGGAGTGGTGTGACAATTGGCGATTTGAGTATGAAGACCTGGCTACCGGTCACCATAGTCTTACAAAAGAAAAAGTAATTAAAGGAGGATCTTTTCTTTGTGCTCCAAATTATTGTCATGGATATGCCTTGAATTCACGGATGTTTACTACGCCGGAGACTAGTTTGTTTCATATGGGATGCAGGTGCGCCAAAGATGTTGAATAG
- a CDS encoding DUF1232 domain-containing protein — translation MTKVKLIKQILKKGGTRLLYSALLLFYAFKRKDLPAWAKSIVIGALGYLLSPIDAIPDLTPVLGFTDDLGLLSYALVLIAAYINDDVREKARHRLEKLIGHHADKHLIRTVEHFL, via the coding sequence ATGACAAAAGTAAAATTGATCAAACAAATTCTTAAAAAAGGCGGAACTAGGCTATTGTATTCAGCTTTGCTGCTTTTTTATGCTTTTAAACGTAAGGATTTACCGGCTTGGGCCAAATCAATTGTGATCGGTGCATTAGGTTATTTGCTCAGTCCAATCGATGCCATACCAGACCTCACTCCAGTGCTGGGATTTACAGACGATCTTGGACTGTTGTCCTATGCACTGGTACTTATCGCTGCATATATCAATGATGATGTCAGAGAAAAAGCCCGTCACAGATTAGAAAAGTTGATAGGACATCACGCTGATAAGCACCTTATTCGTACTGTGGAACATTTTTTATAA
- the mnmA gene encoding tRNA 2-thiouridine(34) synthase MnmA, with product MSKHGRILVAMSGGIDSTVAAMLLHEQGYEVVGITMKTWDYANSGGNKKETGCCSLDSINDARAVAVKMGFHHFIIDIREEFGDYVIDNFVEEYLAGRTPNPCVLCNTHIKWESLLKRADALDCQSIATGHYARIKDLDGRKYISRAEDTSKDQSYVLWGLSQSCMERTLFPLAEYTKPEVRDMASERGYDELSKKAESYEICFVPDNDYRGFLKRRKPELEASLKGGKYLDIQGKELGSHEGYPFYTIGQRKGLGVHFGEPMFVTEIIPDKNIVVLGREEDLQSNDMKVYRTNWQKYDKPVEMECIIKIRYRDSGTWGTIKTNADGTTEVKFNVAAKSIAPGQSAVFFEGDDVIGGGIIQSGKPFLMN from the coding sequence ATGAGTAAACACGGTCGCATTTTGGTCGCTATGTCTGGAGGTATCGATAGTACGGTAGCTGCCATGCTACTGCATGAACAAGGGTATGAAGTAGTAGGTATTACGATGAAGACCTGGGACTATGCCAATAGTGGTGGCAACAAAAAAGAAACCGGGTGCTGCTCACTCGACTCCATCAACGATGCCCGGGCTGTAGCCGTCAAAATGGGTTTTCATCATTTTATCATAGATATCCGCGAAGAATTTGGAGATTATGTGATTGATAATTTTGTTGAAGAATACCTTGCCGGCCGTACCCCCAATCCTTGTGTGCTATGCAACACACATATCAAATGGGAGTCTTTACTCAAACGAGCTGATGCGCTTGATTGCCAATCGATTGCTACAGGCCATTATGCCAGGATCAAAGATCTGGATGGTCGCAAGTATATATCCCGCGCTGAAGACACTTCTAAAGACCAATCCTATGTGCTTTGGGGGCTGTCACAGTCTTGCATGGAGAGAACCTTATTTCCTCTGGCTGAATATACTAAACCCGAAGTTCGGGATATGGCCTCAGAAAGGGGATATGACGAATTGTCTAAAAAGGCTGAAAGTTATGAAATTTGCTTTGTCCCTGACAATGACTACCGTGGATTTTTAAAAAGGCGCAAGCCAGAATTGGAAGCCAGTCTCAAAGGTGGCAAATACCTGGATATCCAGGGCAAAGAACTGGGCAGCCACGAAGGGTATCCGTTCTATACAATAGGCCAGAGAAAAGGCCTGGGTGTTCACTTCGGGGAGCCTATGTTTGTCACAGAGATCATCCCGGATAAAAATATTGTTGTGCTGGGTAGAGAAGAAGATTTGCAGAGCAATGACATGAAAGTCTATAGGACCAATTGGCAGAAATATGATAAGCCGGTAGAAATGGAATGTATCATCAAGATCAGATATCGTGATTCGGGCACCTGGGGTACTATTAAGACCAATGCAGATGGCACCACAGAGGTCAAGTTTAATGTAGCTGCTAAATCTATTGCACCCGGCCAATCTGCAGTATTCTTTGAAGGTGATGATGTCATAGGTGGTGGTATCATTCAATCAGGCAAACCCTTTTTAATGAACTAA
- the mqo gene encoding malate dehydrogenase (quinone), translating into MQKNNLRADIVLIGAGIMSGTLGILLKELNPLLSIVILEKLDAVGLESSDAWNNAGTGHSAFCELNYTPMSSNGQVDISKAIKIATAFERSKEFWSYLVENKQIIDPETFIQKLPHMSFVWGDENIAFLKQRHEQLTNNALFCDMSYSDSWEEISRWMPLIMDGRVTHQSIAATRMDIGTDVNFGSITRAMFKYLGQLDGVTIYTNHQVEDIYKNEDHWYIESVDLANDNERIVLRTLYAFIGAGGGTLPLLEKSNILEAEGYGGFPISGQWLICQNQSIIKRHWAKVYGKAEVGSPPMSVPHLDTRFINGQQALLFGPFAGFSTKFLKHGSFWDLTSSIELDNIKPMISAGLHNLPLTKYLIHQLSLSHEDRINELKKYMPLARSEEWELGIAGQRVQVIKRDDEQGGMIEFGTEIVCSHDGSIAGLLGASPGASTALSIMVDVLKKGFAKDMIEDNWIEQVGTWIPSFHQSIQDDEALVRASRNRTSRLLGLE; encoded by the coding sequence ATGCAGAAAAATAACTTAAGAGCAGACATCGTCCTTATCGGTGCGGGTATCATGAGTGGTACCTTAGGGATCTTATTAAAAGAGCTCAATCCACTCTTATCTATTGTTATACTTGAAAAATTAGACGCTGTCGGACTCGAAAGTTCAGATGCCTGGAACAATGCAGGTACTGGCCACTCTGCATTCTGTGAACTCAACTACACTCCGATGTCATCCAACGGCCAGGTGGATATCAGCAAGGCGATAAAAATCGCTACTGCCTTCGAAAGATCCAAAGAGTTCTGGTCCTACCTGGTAGAAAATAAACAAATCATCGATCCGGAAACTTTTATCCAGAAACTGCCACATATGAGTTTTGTGTGGGGTGATGAAAACATCGCTTTTTTAAAACAAAGGCATGAACAACTCACCAACAACGCGCTTTTTTGTGATATGAGTTATTCGGATTCATGGGAGGAGATCTCCCGATGGATGCCGCTCATCATGGACGGTCGTGTTACTCATCAATCTATCGCTGCCACACGAATGGACATTGGAACTGATGTCAATTTCGGCTCTATCACCCGGGCGATGTTTAAATACCTTGGTCAGCTGGACGGGGTCACGATATATACCAACCACCAGGTAGAGGATATATATAAAAATGAAGATCATTGGTATATCGAGTCTGTCGACCTGGCCAATGATAATGAGCGAATAGTGCTTCGCACACTTTATGCTTTCATCGGTGCAGGCGGCGGCACCCTGCCGTTGCTGGAGAAATCCAATATCCTGGAAGCTGAAGGATACGGAGGTTTTCCCATCAGTGGCCAGTGGCTGATCTGTCAAAACCAGAGTATCATTAAGCGACATTGGGCCAAAGTATATGGCAAAGCAGAAGTCGGATCCCCTCCGATGTCAGTACCTCATCTTGACACCCGATTTATCAATGGTCAGCAGGCCCTGTTATTTGGACCTTTTGCAGGATTCTCGACTAAATTCTTAAAACATGGTTCATTTTGGGATCTGACTTCGTCTATCGAACTAGACAATATCAAACCCATGATCTCTGCAGGTCTCCATAATCTACCTTTGACCAAATATTTGATTCATCAGCTCAGCCTCAGTCACGAAGACAGAATCAATGAACTAAAAAAATATATGCCCCTTGCCCGGTCTGAGGAGTGGGAGCTCGGTATCGCCGGTCAGCGGGTACAAGTGATTAAAAGAGACGACGAACAAGGCGGTATGATCGAATTTGGTACCGAGATCGTGTGCAGTCATGATGGTTCAATCGCAGGGCTTTTAGGGGCATCGCCGGGAGCCTCAACCGCACTGAGTATCATGGTGGATGTATTAAAAAAAGGATTTGCAAAGGACATGATCGAAGATAATTGGATAGAGCAAGTGGGCACCTGGATACCATCCTTTCATCAATCAATCCAGGATGACGAAGCGCTGGTGCGTGCCAGCCGCAATCGAACCAGTAGGCTATTGGGATTAGAGTGA
- a CDS encoding Gfo/Idh/MocA family oxidoreductase: MKPRRKFIKQLGAATLATGISKIAQSTNSMPSKEAEKIQVGLVGCRGMGWADLSSMLKNEGVQCAALCDVDENILNKRADEIHQKTGKRPLLFADYRKLLALPEIQAVIIGTPDHWHCLIMTEACKAGKDVYVEKPIANSIYEANLMVAAAHKYQRVVQVGQWQRSDLHWISALDYLSTGKLGKIRQVKAWADVNYGRGFDIKPDTDAPKGVDYDMWLGPAPKRKFNENRFHGSFRYFWDYAGGLMTDWGVHMLDMVLGGMNVSDPISVAAIGGKMAFPLDASETPDTLTTVYDFGNFSLVWEQFMAMGTSPYFEDQGLPGVAFIGENGILAINRERWKVIPQIENGKYLTEAVPESRSTASGLDAHTRNFVDCIQSRKPTNCTIEMGRNAALVAHLGNIAYRTGEKLTWHADSQTLLNEKGSKLIKPSYRAPWTLPVG; the protein is encoded by the coding sequence ATGAAACCAAGACGAAAATTTATCAAACAATTGGGTGCCGCAACATTGGCCACCGGTATATCTAAGATCGCTCAGAGTACCAATTCAATGCCTTCCAAGGAAGCTGAAAAAATTCAAGTCGGACTCGTAGGATGCAGAGGCATGGGTTGGGCTGATCTGAGTTCAATGCTCAAGAACGAAGGTGTTCAATGCGCGGCCCTCTGTGATGTAGACGAAAACATCTTAAATAAAAGAGCTGATGAAATCCATCAGAAAACAGGTAAAAGACCTTTGTTATTTGCAGATTACCGAAAGTTATTGGCGCTGCCAGAGATTCAAGCGGTCATAATAGGTACTCCGGATCACTGGCATTGCCTCATCATGACCGAAGCCTGCAAAGCCGGCAAAGATGTCTATGTCGAAAAACCCATCGCAAACAGCATCTATGAAGCCAATCTGATGGTAGCCGCTGCTCATAAATATCAACGTGTCGTCCAGGTCGGTCAATGGCAAAGATCAGATCTTCATTGGATATCTGCTCTGGACTATCTCAGCACAGGCAAGTTGGGTAAAATACGCCAGGTAAAAGCATGGGCTGATGTCAATTACGGTAGAGGATTTGATATCAAACCCGATACAGATGCTCCAAAAGGGGTGGACTATGATATGTGGCTCGGACCGGCACCGAAGAGAAAGTTTAATGAAAATCGTTTTCATGGCAGTTTCAGATATTTTTGGGATTATGCGGGCGGCCTGATGACCGACTGGGGAGTACATATGCTGGACATGGTTTTGGGAGGAATGAATGTATCCGATCCGATATCCGTAGCGGCTATAGGTGGCAAGATGGCCTTCCCTTTGGATGCCTCTGAGACCCCTGACACGCTTACAACTGTCTATGATTTTGGGAACTTCTCGTTGGTGTGGGAGCAATTTATGGCTATGGGTACCAGCCCATACTTTGAGGACCAGGGATTGCCGGGAGTAGCTTTTATCGGCGAAAATGGTATCCTTGCCATCAATAGAGAACGGTGGAAGGTAATCCCTCAAATCGAAAATGGTAAATATCTGACAGAAGCTGTACCAGAATCCCGTAGTACTGCCAGTGGCCTTGATGCCCATACCCGCAATTTTGTGGACTGTATTCAATCAAGAAAACCGACCAATTGTACTATTGAAATGGGACGAAATGCGGCATTGGTAGCCCACCTGGGCAATATAGCCTACAGGACTGGGGAGAAGTTGACCTGGCATGCTGACAGTCAGACATTGCTCAATGAAAAAGGCAGTAAATTGATAAAACCTTCTTACAGAGCACCTTGGACCTTGCCTGTAGGCTAG